TGCTTCGGCTGCACGTTGATCTCGAAGTGCGGCTTGATGTATTCGGCCACGCGGAACGCCGCGCCATACATGTCGCCCTGGTACGCGAAGCGCAGCTCGTAACCGCCCGCGCCGGCCCGCTCGGGCAGGCGGAAGCGCGTCTCGGTGCCGTTTTCGGGCGACAGCTGCAAGGTCTGCGTCAGGAGCGGCGTGCCGTTCGGGTCGTACACCGTCAGGGCGACCGGCGCCTGGGCCGCGGCGGCCGAGACGCGTGCCGACTTGAAGTCGCGCGCCAGGAACTTGACGTTGACTTCGTCGCCCGGGCGATACAGGGGGCGGTCCGTGACGGCGTAGATCTTGGTGTTGTAGATCTCGCTGTCATAGTAGAAGTTCTCGGAGACGAACACGCCGCCGCTGCGATCTTCCCCCAGCACGTAGGTGTGCTCTGGGCTGCCGCGCTCCAGGGTGGCGACGCCGTCGGCGCCGGTGACGCCGGACTGCAGCACGCCCGTGCCGTCGGTCCAGGCCACGTTGGTGCCGGCCACCGTCGCGCCATTGTCGCGCCGCGCCGTCCACACCAGCATCTGGCCGGAGGAAACCTTGGTGACGGCGATCGTGTCCGAGACGAACACCAGGGTGGTGGCGCGGTGCTGGCCGATGAGGGCTTCGACCAGGTACAGGCCAGGTTTCCGCTTGCCGATCGGGATCATCACGTTGCCCGCGCCGGTCGGAATGAACTCGCTGCTCGAGCCGTCCAGCTGCACGCCCTTCGGCGGCGCGATCGGCTTGGCTTTCCAGATCGGGTAGCGGAAGCTGTCGACCATGTCGAAGCCCTTCAGGGGCTTGTATTGCGGGTGGTTCGCGAACACCACCGGGCGCCGGATCGCCTCGCTGGTGGCCAGATGCGGCTGCTCGCCCGTCACGGCGCGGCGCGCCTCTGGCGAGAACAGGCGGCGCCACGCGAGGCGCGACTGCTTCCACCAGCTGTCCCATAGGAAGCGCAGCGTATTGGCCAGCCCTTCGCCCTGGTAATTTCCGGCGACCTGCACACGGTGCAGGTTACGCTGCTTCTTCAGGAACTCGAGCGGCTCCGGCACGCGATACACGACGATGTCCGCGCCGGAATACGCTTCCAGGTTCATGCGACCCATGTCGCGGCCCGGCACTTCCAGCCGCACGCGCGCTTCCTCGCCGCTGCCAAAGCCGGTGTCGGCCAGCAGGAAGAACGGCTCGCCCTTGAATGGCGTGTAGCTGCCGACCGCGGCCTCGGTCTCCTGCGCGATCGCACCAGGAACAGAGAGCAGCGCGGCCAGCGCCGCCACCATGCACAGCTTCAGGACAGAAAGGAAAGCCGGAACACGCCGGCGAAGTTGGGATTGTTGACCGCTGGTTGCCACCGCGTGTCCTTCCAGTTCGTGAGTTGATCGATATCGACGGTCCGCAGACCGTTGTCTTCCGGGGTGACGGTGCCCGTGTGGTACGCGATGCGCGCGCCCATCCACACCATCAGATGTTGTTCGTCGCCCTGGTCGAAGAACAGCAGGTCGCCGGGCTGCGCCTGGCTGATCTCGCGTGCGACGAAGCGGCTGTTGTTCTGTACCAGCGCCAGCGCGGTGACGAAGTGGCCGACCTTGCCGTCCGACTGCACCCAGCGGTTGCGCAGTGCCGCCTGCGCCGGCGTCAGGTTCAGTTCCGGCGGCAGGCGCCGATCGGTCGCGATGCCATTCGCTCGCAGCCACTTCGCATCGTGCACGGCCAATGCCTCGTTGACGGCAAAGCGCACCAGGCCCGCACAGTCGCGGTGATGCCAGCGCGGCGACGGGCCCTGTTCCACCTGGGCGCTGACGATGCGCAGCATCCAGGCCTGGAACGCGCGCGTCTGCGCCTGCGACAGCCGCACCTGTGCCGTCGGCGGGCCTTTCAGCGCCAGCGCCGCCGGCGCGAGGGTCCCACCGGCACACAGCGCCAGCAGCCGCAGCGCCGCGCGGCGCCCCGTCAATGGCCGATGACCTGCCATTCCAGCGGCTCCCACGCGGTACCGGACTTCGGCAGCGCCTTCAGCACCAGGCGGTACGGCGGATATTTCTTCAGCGCGTTCAGGCGCGGCACCAGGTGTTCGTCGGCCGCGCCGCGCAGCACCGGTTCCTGCTTCGCGGGCAGCGTATTGAAGGTCTCGCGCTGGATCAGCTGGGCCAGCGACGCCGGTGCGATCACGCCCACCGTGCGCGCCGCGTCGGGCAGGCGATCCGCGGTCGCGGCAGCCTGCTTGCGCTTGACGGCGAGCACTTGGTCCACCAGCTTCGGATCGGGCGAGTACACGACGAGGTTGCCCGATACCGCCAGTGTCGGCGCGGCCGCCCCCAATGCGGTGTCGACCGGCTGCTGCCAGCGCAGTGCGCCGCCCTGCGTGACCGGCTTGCCGACCTGCTGGTTACCGCCGACGGCGGCCGTGAACAGGCTGCCGAACAGGGCATCGGGCGCGTTGGCGCGCGTGGCGACAAACACGGGCGTGTGCAGGCGCGAGCTGGCGTACCAGCAGGCCGCGGCCGGACCCTGCATCTGCCCGGCCAGTGCGTCGGCGCCGTCCGCGCCCAGCGCTTGCAGGACCGGTTGCGCCGCCGCCCAGTCCACCGGCACCGTGAAGCAGGCGCTCGGGTTGAGCGGCAGCGCGGCCCACAGCGCCCGGCTGTCGTAGCCGCCTTTACCCAGCTTGCCGCCATCGATCAGCGCCTGCGAGCGCCATGCGCCCTTGCTGAAGTCGAAGCGCAGCGCCTGCAGGGCACTGAAGAACGGCTGGTAGCCGAACGCCAGCACGTCGGCCTTGACGGCCACCGTGTGGCCCTTGACCGGCTGCTCGGGCAGCAGGAACCGCTGGTGGAATTGGCGGCGCCCGGCGGCATCCTTGCCGAGCAGGCCGATAACGGTCTTTTCCGCCGTACTGTCGATGTCCGTGCCGATCTTGCCGCGATAAAGCATGCCCGGATGCGACAGGATCAAGAGCCGGTCGCCATGGGCGGCCAGCAGCAGGGTGCGCTGGTAGGCGTAGTCCAGCGCGAAGACGTTCACCTTGCCGCCATCCACGTTCAATGTGCCGGCGATGCGCATCTGGCTGTCCTTCAGCGCCACCTTGCCCGCCTCCTCGAGGAGCCGGGTCAGCTTGTTGCGCGAGACGGCGATGGCGTAATGCTGCAATGAGCCGTCGACATCGCGCCAGACGGCGACGTCGGCCGGTTCGTCCAGCACCATGCGAATGAGCTGGTCGCCCCAGCCCAGTTCATGCTCGTAGGCGATGCGGCGCAGGCTGCCCTTCAGGCCCAGGCGGTCCTCGTTCTGCTCGTAGTAGAACAGCAGGTCCTCGCGCAGCACGTCGCGCGCGAGCGGAATGGTCAGCAGGTCGCGCGGCAGGGTGGACAGGCTTTGCGTGACGATCAGCGCATCTGGCGCCGACAGGTCCAGCTGCAGGTCGTGCACCGAGCCGCGCTGGTGGCCCCAGCCGAAGGTGCGATAGCTGATGACGGCCGCGGCGACGAGCACGATGCCCGCCGCCGCCTTGCCCAGCGTTTTCTTGTTCATGAGGTGCCCGGAGGATGACTTATCTTCTAAACCATTAGCAATTTTATCACATATTAATTGCTAACGAGAATTGGATAGTACCCCCGGCACCGCATGGCGCCCGATGCTGGCTCAGCGCTGGGACGGCACGAGTTCCTCCATCACGGCCTTGCGCAGCAGCGCCGGCGGCACCAGCCCCTGCGCCAGCACGAAGTCGTTGAAGGCCTGGCGGTTGAACTTCCCGCGCAGCGCCACCTCGGCGGCCTGGCGGGTTTCCATCAGGCGCTGATAGCCGTAGAAATACGATGTGGCCTGGCCCGGCGAGCGGAAGATATAGCGCTGCATTTCCTGCGTCGCCATACCTTCGGACAGGCCCACTTCATCCATCAGGAAGCTCTTCACACCGTCGGGCGTGATCTCGCCCAGGTTGACCATCGGGTCGAGGAATGCGCGGGCGGCACGCTGCAGGCGCGCCTGCAGGGCGAACAGCTGGCCGTCGAGCGGTTCATACGGTTGCATCTCCGCTTCCGCATACAGCGCCCAGCCCTCGACATTGACGCTGTTGAAGGCAAACACCGCGCGCGCCGTCGACACGCCGGCCTCCATCATCTTCGCGAATTGCAGCTCGTGGCCAGGGCGCGCTTCGTGCGCGGTCAGCGTCCAGCTGGCCGCCTGGTGCGTGAAATCGTCGAACACCAGCGCCTTGCCGCTGGCATCGGGCGGCATGCCCGTCGTCAGCACGAATTCGCCATATTCGCCCGTGTTGCCGATCAGGCGCGGCGGATTCATATGGGGCGCGGGCTGGCGCGCATTTTCGGCCGGCGTCGCCAGGCGGATCACGGCTTTGCGCGATGGCAGCGACACGATGCCCTGCTGGCGTACCGCGGTTTCGATCTGCGCCAGCCGCTCAACATACAGCGGCATGACCTTGTCGGCAGGGATCTGCTGCTTCTTCAGTTCCTTCATGACGGCGCGGTAGTCCGCATCCGGCAGCTTGCGCTCCTGGGCGATCAGGCCCGCCGTGATGTTCATCTGATTGCGGATCTCGGCGAACGACGTCAGCGCCTTGGCAATGAGCTCCTGCGGCGTGATGTCGACGCCGAACTGGCGCAGGTTGTCCGCATACAGTTCCGGCGGCAGCCGATGATCGGTGCGGGCTTTCGGCAGAACCTGCGCGCGCACGTGCGCGTCATAGGCCGTCAGCTGCTTCTCCAAGGCCGCGTAGGCCGGCTCCCAGCCCTTGACGTCGCTCTTCGCCAGCAGCTCCTTCATCCCCTTGAGCAGCGTGGGGCCGTCATTCAAGGCCTGTTCCACTTCGCCCTTGTAAGGGCCCAGCAGGTTCCTGTTTGCCTTCAGGCGCTCCTGCAGCCGTTCCTGTGCCAGCTCGGCGATGGGACGATAGCCCTTGGCCAGCCCCGCATACTTCTCCAGTCGCTTGACGACCAGCTGCTGGCGTTCCTTCGGAATGCGCGGATCGAGGGTCGCGCGCACCACGCCGAACAACAGCTGACCCACGTCCACGTACGGCATCAGGTATTTACGTTTCAGCGCTTCGGAGCGCAGCTGGTCCTGGCCGGTCTTGATCAGGATTTCCAGGTCCTGGCGCACCTTGGGGTCCGACTCGCTTTTGAGCCGCGCCTGCAATTGCGCGATCACGGCACGGGTGTCCTTGTTGGTCGCCTCGAACAGGTCGCGCGACATGTCCGTGATCTGCTCGTCGAATCCGTCGACACCCAGTTCGGTCGCGTTTTCCGGCGAATACTTGGCCACGACATTGAGCAGCAGCTTGGCATTCTCGTTGCTCTTCGTGACCCAGGCCTGCTCGGCGCCCCACGCGGGCAGCGCCAGCACCGCAAAGCCCAGGCCACCGATCATGCTGCGCAGTTTCCAGTTCGTGTTCGACATTCGATTCCTCGTTGATTAATCGGAGCGTGAATTATCTTAGCATTATCGTTAGCGCCGACAGTTTTATCGCTCTGCCATTCTTATTTACTGAACAATAATAGTTGGTTAATATTCACCGGTTGACGCGACAAGGAATGCGAGCGGTGAAACTGATCAGAAAAACCAGCCTGGTACGCCGGCAGAAAGACGCTGCGGTTCACTGCGAGATCGAACTGTGCGAAGCCGCCGGGACCGCGGACCGCTACCTGGTGAACTTGCGCCAGGGCCGCATGGACGGCGATTGGCGCGAAAGCACCCGCACGCCGCAACCCGTCGACCTCGCGACCGCCGAGAAGTTGTACCAGAGCGCCGTGGCCGAGCGCCAGGCGCAGGGGTTTGCCGATCCGATGCGGGCGCAGCCCGCACCGGCGCCAATGCCGATCGTCGCCGCCGCACCGGCCGTCAGCGAAGCCGATCGGGTACTGCTGCGCCGCCTCGAACCGGGCAGCTGGAAGCTGCTCGATCAGCACGACCGCAACCGCACCATCTGGCGCATCGGCGAGCGCCGCCTGCGCGCCGCCGTGCCGGCCCTGGTCGACCAGCTGGAACGGGGCGACGCGATGCAGGACTACTGCATCGCCTGGGCCATCGGGCGCTGTGGCGATGCCGGCGCGGCCGTCGCGATGCGCGAATTGCAGACGCGCGGCAAGACCGATGCCGTGCGCCGGATCGCGCTGCAGGCATGGCTGCTGCTCGCCACTCCGGAAGAACGCGAACGGCATGCCGATGCGCTGGTCGCCACGTGGCCGGACCGCTTGCGGGAGGCCCTCCAGCGCGGCGATGCGGTGGAACTGGTGAACCTCGCCCGCAAGAAGCGGGACTGGCGCCAACTGCCGCAGGATAGCTGGCTGGAACAGCTCGACCAGGTCGCGCTGAGCCGGCCGGTGGCGCGCCAGGCGCTGCTCGCATTGCTGCAAACGGTCCAACTGCGCGCGGGCGCGTTCCGCCCCGTGCGCCATCTGTACAAGGCGGCCGAACTGCGCACGGACGGCGAGTTGTTCGCCCTGCTGCAGCGCCGTTTCGAGATCGTCCCGCACCAGCCGGGCGAACGAATCTGGGCGCGCGGCAGCTACCGCCCCTTCGCGGAGGAAGCGGCACATCCGGACAGCACGGCAGCCTACAGCGTACGCACGCGCCACTACCTGCTGCGGCGCAGCTGGCGCACCTTGCGGCGGCTGGGTGAACTGGACGATCCGGCATTCATCCCGATGGCACTGGCCGTGCTGCTGCAACGGGACGATGCCGAAGCCAGTGCGCCGGCCCGCCGCGGTGCGCGCCTGCTGGACCGCTACGCACACTGGCCGCTGTTCAACCACCTGGTGCGCAGCCACGCCGGGCTGCGCCACAACCGTTCCGGACTGACGTGGTATCGGACCGGGGAGCATGGCACCGACGACCTGCGTGCCGAGGCGTTCCCGGAGATCTGGGACCGCCACCCGGCAGCGCTGCTGACGCTGATGCGGCACAGCCGCTGCGAGGGCGTGCACGTGTTTGCCGCGCGCGCGCTGGCGGACAACGAGGCGTTCTGCGCCAGCCTGGGGCTCGACCCGTTGCGCGAGCTGCTGCGCAGCCCTTACGAGGCAACCGCCCGTCTTGCCTTCACCCTCGTGCGGGCGCGTTTCGAACCCGACTTGCCGGACCACGAATGGCTGATGGTCCTGGCCCTGGCGGCGCTGCCGGAAGCGCGCGAGTATGCGATGGCATGCATCGGGCGGGACAGCGCGCACTATGCGGCCGATCCGGTCCTGGTCTGCACGATCCTGTGCGC
This is a stretch of genomic DNA from Pseudoduganella chitinolytica. It encodes these proteins:
- a CDS encoding DUF1175 domain-containing protein is translated as MAGHRPLTGRRAALRLLALCAGGTLAPAALALKGPPTAQVRLSQAQTRAFQAWMLRIVSAQVEQGPSPRWHHRDCAGLVRFAVNEALAVHDAKWLRANGIATDRRLPPELNLTPAQAALRNRWVQSDGKVGHFVTALALVQNNSRFVAREISQAQPGDLLFFDQGDEQHLMVWMGARIAYHTGTVTPEDNGLRTVDIDQLTNWKDTRWQPAVNNPNFAGVFRLSFLS
- a CDS encoding DUF2138 family protein, with protein sequence MNKKTLGKAAAGIVLVAAAVISYRTFGWGHQRGSVHDLQLDLSAPDALIVTQSLSTLPRDLLTIPLARDVLREDLLFYYEQNEDRLGLKGSLRRIAYEHELGWGDQLIRMVLDEPADVAVWRDVDGSLQHYAIAVSRNKLTRLLEEAGKVALKDSQMRIAGTLNVDGGKVNVFALDYAYQRTLLLAAHGDRLLILSHPGMLYRGKIGTDIDSTAEKTVIGLLGKDAAGRRQFHQRFLLPEQPVKGHTVAVKADVLAFGYQPFFSALQALRFDFSKGAWRSQALIDGGKLGKGGYDSRALWAALPLNPSACFTVPVDWAAAQPVLQALGADGADALAGQMQGPAAACWYASSRLHTPVFVATRANAPDALFGSLFTAAVGGNQQVGKPVTQGGALRWQQPVDTALGAAAPTLAVSGNLVVYSPDPKLVDQVLAVKRKQAAATADRLPDAARTVGVIAPASLAQLIQRETFNTLPAKQEPVLRGAADEHLVPRLNALKKYPPYRLVLKALPKSGTAWEPLEWQVIGH
- a CDS encoding DUF885 domain-containing protein, with product MSNTNWKLRSMIGGLGFAVLALPAWGAEQAWVTKSNENAKLLLNVVAKYSPENATELGVDGFDEQITDMSRDLFEATNKDTRAVIAQLQARLKSESDPKVRQDLEILIKTGQDQLRSEALKRKYLMPYVDVGQLLFGVVRATLDPRIPKERQQLVVKRLEKYAGLAKGYRPIAELAQERLQERLKANRNLLGPYKGEVEQALNDGPTLLKGMKELLAKSDVKGWEPAYAALEKQLTAYDAHVRAQVLPKARTDHRLPPELYADNLRQFGVDITPQELIAKALTSFAEIRNQMNITAGLIAQERKLPDADYRAVMKELKKQQIPADKVMPLYVERLAQIETAVRQQGIVSLPSRKAVIRLATPAENARQPAPHMNPPRLIGNTGEYGEFVLTTGMPPDASGKALVFDDFTHQAASWTLTAHEARPGHELQFAKMMEAGVSTARAVFAFNSVNVEGWALYAEAEMQPYEPLDGQLFALQARLQRAARAFLDPMVNLGEITPDGVKSFLMDEVGLSEGMATQEMQRYIFRSPGQATSYFYGYQRLMETRQAAEVALRGKFNRQAFNDFVLAQGLVPPALLRKAVMEELVPSQR